A part of Periophthalmus magnuspinnatus isolate fPerMag1 chromosome 19, fPerMag1.2.pri, whole genome shotgun sequence genomic DNA contains:
- the LOC117387076 gene encoding serine/threonine-protein kinase tousled-like 2 isoform X1, producing the protein MMEGVHAGAIGLDPRRQELLEARFSGAGVGKNSVNSESSNQSLCSAGSLSDKELETPEKKTSGQRGRKRKGDIYDTTNYGNGKGQKVGDYFDFAGSSGSGTSPARGVPPLVRSSSQHSLSNLLFQHGSPSSTGSVFTDSSSCSSVKTLRPSSCSHKAIQSELTLLKLTALENDKNSDLEKKEGRIDDLLRANCDLRRQIDEQQKILERYKERLNKCVTMSKKLLIEKSKQEKKACRDKSMQDRLRLGHFTTVRHGASFTEQWTDGYAFQNLIKQQERITSQREDIERQRKLLGKRKPPSVSQSPSPNIEQSKRKSRSNGQESEVLSVAEYHEQEEIFKLRIGHLKKEEAEVQSELEQLERVRNLHIRELKRIHNEDNSQFKDHPTLNDRYLLLHLLGRGGFSEVYKAFDLTEQRYVAIKIHQLNKNWREEKKENYHRHAYREYRIHKDLDHPRIVKLYDYFSLDTDSFCTVLEYCEGNDLDFYLKQNKLMTEKEGRSIVMQIVNALKYLNQIRPPIIHYDLKPGNILLVNGTACGEIKITDFGLSKIMDDDSYSSADGMDLTSQGAGTYWYLPPECFVMGKEPPKISNKVDVWSVGVIFYQTLYGRKPFGHNLSQQDILQENTILKATEVHFPPKPAVTTEAKAFIRRCLAYHKEDRVDVLQLASDPFLMPHIRRTLGNNTPPAAPLPSTSSCYSSSASDRKSMFETE; encoded by the exons ATGATGGAAGGAGTACATGCCGGGGCTATTGGCCTGGACCCTCGTCGTCAAGAACTGCTTGAGGCTCGATTTTCTGGAGCTGGTGTTGGAAAG AATTCAGTTAACAGTGAATCATCCAACCAGTCATTGTGCAGTGCAGGATCACTCAGTGACAAGGAGCTGGAG ACACCAGAGAAAAAGACCAGTGGGcaaagaggcagaaagagaaagggggacATATACGACACCACCAACTATG GAAATGGAAAGGGGCAGAAAGTCGGTGACTATTTTGAT TTTGCcggcagcagtggctctggCACTAGTCCTGCCCGGGGCGTCCCACCTCTGGTGCGCTCTTCTTCACAACACTCTCTGTCTAATCTTCTG TTTCAACATGGCAGCCCCTCATCGACAGGCTCTGTCTTCACCGACTCCTCTTCCTGCAGCTCTGTAAAAACTCTGCGGCCAAGCTCCTGCTCTCATAAAGCCATACAG TCTGAACTGACCCTGCTGAAGCTAACGGCTTTGGAGAATGACAAAAACTCTGACCTggagaagaaggaggggagaATAGATGACCTGCTGAGA GCAAACTGTGATTTGAGACGGCAGATTGATGAGCAGCAGAAAATCTTGGAACGCTACAAGGAACGTCTCAACAAGTGTGTGACTATGAGCAAGAAACTTCTGATTGAGAAG tCAAAACAGGAGAAGAAAGCATGCAGGGACAAGAGCATGCAGGATCGTCTCCGATTGGGTCATTTCACCACAGTGCGCCATGGGGCCTCCTTTACTGAGCAGTGGACAGATGGATATGCCTTTCAGAATCTCATAAA GCAGCAAGAGCGGATCACTTCACAACGGGAGGATATTGAAAGGCAAAGGAAGTTACTTGGGAAGAGAAAACCACCCTCCGTTTCTCAGTCACCGTCACCTAACATTGAACAAAGCAAACGAAAGAGCAGGAGCAACGGCCAGGAGAGTGAAGT GTTGTCAGTTGCAGAATATCATGAGCAAGAAGAAATATTTAAGCTTCGAATCGGTCATCTAAAAAAG gaaGAGGCTGAGGTCCAGTCAGAACTGGAGCAGTTGGAACGAGTGAGGAACCTGCACATCCGAGAGCTGAAGAGGATCCATAATGAGGACAACTCGCA ATTCAAAGACCATCCAACATTGAATGACCGGTATCTATTGCTGCATTTACTTGGAAGAGGTGGTTTTAGTGAAGTTTATAAG GCATTTGATTTAACGGAACAAAGATATGTAGCTATTAAAATTCACCAGCTCAACAAGaactggagagaggagaagaaggaaaaCTATCACAG GCATGCTTACAGGGAATATAGAATTCACAAAGACCTTGACCATCCAAGAATAGTCAAACTCTACGACTACTTTTCACTTGACACAGACTC ATTTTGCACAGTGTTGGAGTACTGCGAAGGCAACGATCTGGATTTTTACTTGAAGCAGAATAAGCTGATGACTGAGAAGGAGGGCCGTTCGATCGTAATGCAGATTGTAAATGCCCTCAAGTACCTCAACCAGATTCGGCCCCCTATCATTCATTATGACCTCAAACCTG GAAACATCCTGTTGGTAAATGGCACAGCTTGTGGAGAGATTAAAATCACTGACTTTGGCCTGTCCAAGATCATGGATGATGATAGCTATAGCTCTGCAGATGGCATGGACCTGACATCACAGGGAGCAGGAACCTACTG GTACCTGCCACCTGAGTGTTTTGTGATGGGGAAGGAGCCCCCCAAAATTTCCAACAAAGTAGATGTTTGGTCAGTAGGAGTAATCTTTTACCAGACTTTATATGGACGCAAG CCATTTGGTCATAACCTGTCACAACAAGATATTCTTCAAGAAAACACTATTCTAAAAGCTACTGAGGTTCACTTTCCGCCAAAGCCTGCTGTCACCACAGAAGCAAAG GCTTTTATTCGTCGTTGCCTGGCCTATCACAAAGAGGATAGAGTAGATGTTCTACAGTTAGCGAGTGACCCCTTTCTAATGCCTCATATCAGACGGACATTGGGCAACAATACACCCCCAGCAGCACCCctcccctccacctccagcTGTTACAGCAGCAGTGCCTCTGATAGAAAAAGTATGTTTGAAACCGAATAA
- the LOC117387076 gene encoding serine/threonine-protein kinase tousled-like 2 isoform X2 has product MMEGVHAGAIGLDPRRQELLEARFSGAGVGKNSVNSESSNQSLCSAGSLSDKELETPEKKTSGQRGRKRKGDIYDTTNYGNGKGQKVGDYFDFQHGSPSSTGSVFTDSSSCSSVKTLRPSSCSHKAIQSELTLLKLTALENDKNSDLEKKEGRIDDLLRANCDLRRQIDEQQKILERYKERLNKCVTMSKKLLIEKSKQEKKACRDKSMQDRLRLGHFTTVRHGASFTEQWTDGYAFQNLIKQQERITSQREDIERQRKLLGKRKPPSVSQSPSPNIEQSKRKSRSNGQESEVLSVAEYHEQEEIFKLRIGHLKKEEAEVQSELEQLERVRNLHIRELKRIHNEDNSQFKDHPTLNDRYLLLHLLGRGGFSEVYKAFDLTEQRYVAIKIHQLNKNWREEKKENYHRHAYREYRIHKDLDHPRIVKLYDYFSLDTDSFCTVLEYCEGNDLDFYLKQNKLMTEKEGRSIVMQIVNALKYLNQIRPPIIHYDLKPGNILLVNGTACGEIKITDFGLSKIMDDDSYSSADGMDLTSQGAGTYWYLPPECFVMGKEPPKISNKVDVWSVGVIFYQTLYGRKPFGHNLSQQDILQENTILKATEVHFPPKPAVTTEAKAFIRRCLAYHKEDRVDVLQLASDPFLMPHIRRTLGNNTPPAAPLPSTSSCYSSSASDRKSMFETE; this is encoded by the exons ATGATGGAAGGAGTACATGCCGGGGCTATTGGCCTGGACCCTCGTCGTCAAGAACTGCTTGAGGCTCGATTTTCTGGAGCTGGTGTTGGAAAG AATTCAGTTAACAGTGAATCATCCAACCAGTCATTGTGCAGTGCAGGATCACTCAGTGACAAGGAGCTGGAG ACACCAGAGAAAAAGACCAGTGGGcaaagaggcagaaagagaaagggggacATATACGACACCACCAACTATG GAAATGGAAAGGGGCAGAAAGTCGGTGACTATTTTGAT TTTCAACATGGCAGCCCCTCATCGACAGGCTCTGTCTTCACCGACTCCTCTTCCTGCAGCTCTGTAAAAACTCTGCGGCCAAGCTCCTGCTCTCATAAAGCCATACAG TCTGAACTGACCCTGCTGAAGCTAACGGCTTTGGAGAATGACAAAAACTCTGACCTggagaagaaggaggggagaATAGATGACCTGCTGAGA GCAAACTGTGATTTGAGACGGCAGATTGATGAGCAGCAGAAAATCTTGGAACGCTACAAGGAACGTCTCAACAAGTGTGTGACTATGAGCAAGAAACTTCTGATTGAGAAG tCAAAACAGGAGAAGAAAGCATGCAGGGACAAGAGCATGCAGGATCGTCTCCGATTGGGTCATTTCACCACAGTGCGCCATGGGGCCTCCTTTACTGAGCAGTGGACAGATGGATATGCCTTTCAGAATCTCATAAA GCAGCAAGAGCGGATCACTTCACAACGGGAGGATATTGAAAGGCAAAGGAAGTTACTTGGGAAGAGAAAACCACCCTCCGTTTCTCAGTCACCGTCACCTAACATTGAACAAAGCAAACGAAAGAGCAGGAGCAACGGCCAGGAGAGTGAAGT GTTGTCAGTTGCAGAATATCATGAGCAAGAAGAAATATTTAAGCTTCGAATCGGTCATCTAAAAAAG gaaGAGGCTGAGGTCCAGTCAGAACTGGAGCAGTTGGAACGAGTGAGGAACCTGCACATCCGAGAGCTGAAGAGGATCCATAATGAGGACAACTCGCA ATTCAAAGACCATCCAACATTGAATGACCGGTATCTATTGCTGCATTTACTTGGAAGAGGTGGTTTTAGTGAAGTTTATAAG GCATTTGATTTAACGGAACAAAGATATGTAGCTATTAAAATTCACCAGCTCAACAAGaactggagagaggagaagaaggaaaaCTATCACAG GCATGCTTACAGGGAATATAGAATTCACAAAGACCTTGACCATCCAAGAATAGTCAAACTCTACGACTACTTTTCACTTGACACAGACTC ATTTTGCACAGTGTTGGAGTACTGCGAAGGCAACGATCTGGATTTTTACTTGAAGCAGAATAAGCTGATGACTGAGAAGGAGGGCCGTTCGATCGTAATGCAGATTGTAAATGCCCTCAAGTACCTCAACCAGATTCGGCCCCCTATCATTCATTATGACCTCAAACCTG GAAACATCCTGTTGGTAAATGGCACAGCTTGTGGAGAGATTAAAATCACTGACTTTGGCCTGTCCAAGATCATGGATGATGATAGCTATAGCTCTGCAGATGGCATGGACCTGACATCACAGGGAGCAGGAACCTACTG GTACCTGCCACCTGAGTGTTTTGTGATGGGGAAGGAGCCCCCCAAAATTTCCAACAAAGTAGATGTTTGGTCAGTAGGAGTAATCTTTTACCAGACTTTATATGGACGCAAG CCATTTGGTCATAACCTGTCACAACAAGATATTCTTCAAGAAAACACTATTCTAAAAGCTACTGAGGTTCACTTTCCGCCAAAGCCTGCTGTCACCACAGAAGCAAAG GCTTTTATTCGTCGTTGCCTGGCCTATCACAAAGAGGATAGAGTAGATGTTCTACAGTTAGCGAGTGACCCCTTTCTAATGCCTCATATCAGACGGACATTGGGCAACAATACACCCCCAGCAGCACCCctcccctccacctccagcTGTTACAGCAGCAGTGCCTCTGATAGAAAAAGTATGTTTGAAACCGAATAA
- the becn1 gene encoding beclin-1 isoform X1, with product MEGSKSSSTTMQVSFVCQRCCQPLKLDTSFNVLDRVTIQELIAPLVTVTPSKQPESSEGGETAPEETFVENKQDGVSRKYIPPARMMSTESANSFTLIGDASDGGTMENLSRRLKVTGDLFDIMSGQTDVDHPLCEECTDTLLDHLDTQLNITENECQNYKQCLELLSQLEVEQEETLLAELQQLKEEEDSLIQELEAVEEQRAAVAQDLAQSRVQSQQLDTEELQYQKEYSEFKRQQLELDDELKSVDNQMRYCQIQLDRLKKTNVFNATFHIWHSGQFGTINNFRLGRLPSVPVEWNEINAAWGQTVLLLHALANKMGLRFQRYRLVPYGNHSYLESLTDKSKELPLYCSGGLRFFWDNKFDHAMVAFLDCVQQFKEEVEKGDTGFCLPYRMDVDKGKIEDTGGSGGSYSIKTQFNSEEQWTKALKFMLTNLKWGLAWVTSQFYNR from the exons ATGGAGGGCTCAAAGTCTTCGAGCACGACAATGCAGGTTAGCTTCGTTTGTCAGCGCTGCTGCCAGCCACTAAAACTGGACACGTCCTTCAATGTCTTGGATCGGGTCACTATTCAAGAATTAATTG CTCCTTTAGTTACAGTGACCCCGAGCAAACAGCCAGAGAGCAgtgaagggggagagacagCGCCAGAG GAGACATTTGTAGAGAACAAACAAGATGGTGTCTCCAGAAAGTACATCCCCCCTGCACG CATGATGTCCACAGAGAGTGCCAACAGCTTCACTCTGATTGGAGATGCTTCTGATGGGGGAACCATGGAAAATCTAAGTCGTcgacttaaa GTGACAGGTGATCTGTTTGACATCATGTCTGGTCAGACAGACGTAGACCATCCATTGTGTGAAGAATGTACAGACACCTTGTTGGACCACCTTGACACACAGCTTAATATCACAGAGAatgaatgtcaaaattataA GCAGTGTCTGGAGCTGCTGTCACAGCTGGAGGTAGAACAGGAGGAAACACTGTTGGCAGAGTTACAGCAactgaaggaggaagaggattcTCTGATACAGGAGCTAGAGGCAGTGGAGGAGCAAAGAGCTGCAGTGGCACAAGATCTGGCTCAGAGCAGGGTCCAGTCTCAGCAGTTagacacagaggagctgca GTACCAAAAAGAGTACAGCGAGTTTAAACGACAACAACTAGAGCTGGATGATGAATTAAAAAGTGTCGACAATCAGATGCGATATTGCCAGATACAGCTAGATCGTCTGAAAAAGACCAATGTCTTCAATGCCACATTTCACATATG GCACAGTGGTCAGTTTGGTACAATCAATAATTTTCGCCTGGGTAGACTTCCCAGTGTCCCTGTGGAGTGGAATGAGATCAACGCAGCCTGGGGGCAGACAGTGTTGCTGCTTCACGCTTTAGCCAACAAAATGGGGTTACGCTTTCAAAG ATATCGCCTTGTGCCCTATGGAAACCATTCATATCTAGAGTCACTAACAGATAAGTCAAAG GAACTTCCATTGTATTGTTCGGGTGGTCTAAGGTTTTTCTGGGACAATAAATTTGACCATGCCATGGTGGCCTTTTTGGACTGTGTACAgcagtttaaagaggaggttgaGAAAGGAGACACAGGTTTCTGCCTCCCATACAG AATGGATGTGGACAAAGGAAAGATTGAGGACACAGGAGGCAGTGGAGGCTCTTACTCGATCAAGACTCAGTTTAACTCAGAAGAACAGTGGACGAAGGCGCTCAAGTTTATGCTCACAAATCTGAAGTGGGGCTTGGCTTGGGTCACCTCACAGTTTTACAATAGATAA
- the becn1 gene encoding beclin-1 isoform X2, translated as MEGSKSSSTTMQVSFVCQRCCQPLKLDTSFNVLDRVTIQELIAPLVTVTPSKQPESSEGGETAPETFVENKQDGVSRKYIPPARMMSTESANSFTLIGDASDGGTMENLSRRLKVTGDLFDIMSGQTDVDHPLCEECTDTLLDHLDTQLNITENECQNYKQCLELLSQLEVEQEETLLAELQQLKEEEDSLIQELEAVEEQRAAVAQDLAQSRVQSQQLDTEELQYQKEYSEFKRQQLELDDELKSVDNQMRYCQIQLDRLKKTNVFNATFHIWHSGQFGTINNFRLGRLPSVPVEWNEINAAWGQTVLLLHALANKMGLRFQRYRLVPYGNHSYLESLTDKSKELPLYCSGGLRFFWDNKFDHAMVAFLDCVQQFKEEVEKGDTGFCLPYRMDVDKGKIEDTGGSGGSYSIKTQFNSEEQWTKALKFMLTNLKWGLAWVTSQFYNR; from the exons ATGGAGGGCTCAAAGTCTTCGAGCACGACAATGCAGGTTAGCTTCGTTTGTCAGCGCTGCTGCCAGCCACTAAAACTGGACACGTCCTTCAATGTCTTGGATCGGGTCACTATTCAAGAATTAATTG CTCCTTTAGTTACAGTGACCCCGAGCAAACAGCCAGAGAGCAgtgaagggggagagacagCGCCAGAG ACATTTGTAGAGAACAAACAAGATGGTGTCTCCAGAAAGTACATCCCCCCTGCACG CATGATGTCCACAGAGAGTGCCAACAGCTTCACTCTGATTGGAGATGCTTCTGATGGGGGAACCATGGAAAATCTAAGTCGTcgacttaaa GTGACAGGTGATCTGTTTGACATCATGTCTGGTCAGACAGACGTAGACCATCCATTGTGTGAAGAATGTACAGACACCTTGTTGGACCACCTTGACACACAGCTTAATATCACAGAGAatgaatgtcaaaattataA GCAGTGTCTGGAGCTGCTGTCACAGCTGGAGGTAGAACAGGAGGAAACACTGTTGGCAGAGTTACAGCAactgaaggaggaagaggattcTCTGATACAGGAGCTAGAGGCAGTGGAGGAGCAAAGAGCTGCAGTGGCACAAGATCTGGCTCAGAGCAGGGTCCAGTCTCAGCAGTTagacacagaggagctgca GTACCAAAAAGAGTACAGCGAGTTTAAACGACAACAACTAGAGCTGGATGATGAATTAAAAAGTGTCGACAATCAGATGCGATATTGCCAGATACAGCTAGATCGTCTGAAAAAGACCAATGTCTTCAATGCCACATTTCACATATG GCACAGTGGTCAGTTTGGTACAATCAATAATTTTCGCCTGGGTAGACTTCCCAGTGTCCCTGTGGAGTGGAATGAGATCAACGCAGCCTGGGGGCAGACAGTGTTGCTGCTTCACGCTTTAGCCAACAAAATGGGGTTACGCTTTCAAAG ATATCGCCTTGTGCCCTATGGAAACCATTCATATCTAGAGTCACTAACAGATAAGTCAAAG GAACTTCCATTGTATTGTTCGGGTGGTCTAAGGTTTTTCTGGGACAATAAATTTGACCATGCCATGGTGGCCTTTTTGGACTGTGTACAgcagtttaaagaggaggttgaGAAAGGAGACACAGGTTTCTGCCTCCCATACAG AATGGATGTGGACAAAGGAAAGATTGAGGACACAGGAGGCAGTGGAGGCTCTTACTCGATCAAGACTCAGTTTAACTCAGAAGAACAGTGGACGAAGGCGCTCAAGTTTATGCTCACAAATCTGAAGTGGGGCTTGGCTTGGGTCACCTCACAGTTTTACAATAGATAA